The Bicyclus anynana chromosome 4, ilBicAnyn1.1, whole genome shotgun sequence genome window below encodes:
- the LOC112042791 gene encoding MFS-type transporter SLC18B1: MREFTRRQWMTVVVISVADFCNAICVALQAPFFPQEAEKKGCTATEYGLVFGVFELAVFVISPFYGAHLNRLGPKLVFNAGILTTSTCAILFGLLDKVDGHVPFVTLAFTIRIIEAMGNAAFLTASFAIIAKEFPDNVASMFASLETFFGLGLIVGPMLGGALYNWGGYSLPFAVLGSTLFLTAILCYLTLPKTFDDEDIKPTGPTMMSLLRIPGVLLAAISIICTSMSIGFLQATLEPHLREFHFSPVILGVIFIINGGIYALSAPAWGWLCDHPYIKPKYITALGHMFVVCAFLLVGPAPFIDVVPYQSTMLCLIIGGLVLHGLGIGSLLVSTFSDALGTAISSGLPNSIETYGLVSGMWTSTFALGAFIGPTVSGLLFQYIFFRPSTYFIVILHFCVMGVVLLFLCTCDRYKMDVSVSAGDLMQLDGTLDESVLIGEKFIAPTTRTKSRRYGISVERSRPPAMNSLIACSSYKNRRSPWSQRTPVYRPSYGSLDHRFRASLSVT, translated from the exons gcCGAAAAAAAAGGATGTACTGCGACAGAGTACGGTCTTGTTTTCGGAGTGTTCGAGCTGGCGGTGTTTGTCATCAGTCCATTCTATGGGGCACATCTGAACAGGCTGGGGCCGAAGCTGGTCTTCAACGCGGGGATACTCACCACATCGACATGCGCCATTTTGTTTGG ATTACTGGATAAAGTGGACGGACATGTACCATTCGTGACGCTGGCGTTCACGATCCGAATCATCGAGGCGATGGGCAACGCCGCCTTCCTCACTGCTTCCTTCGCAATCATCGCCAAGGAGTTTCCCGATAATGTCGCCAGCATGTTT GCATCCTTGGAAACATTCTTCGGCCTCGGCCTCATCGTGGGCCCAATGTTGGGAGGAGCGTTATACAACTGGGGCGGTTACTCCCTCCCATTTGCAGTGCTCGGCTCCACGCTATTCCTCACTGCCATTCTGTGCTACCTTACACTGCCAAAGACGTTCGATGATGAGGACATTAAGCCAACTGGTC CGACAATGATGTCATTGTTAAGGATCCCTGGCGTGTTGCTGGCTGCAATCAGTATCATATGCACAAGCATGAGCATTGGGTTTCTGCAGGCGACGCTCGAGCCGCATTTACGAGAG TTCCACTTTTCTCCAGTGATTCTTGGagtaatctttataataaacgGGGGTATATACGCACTATCGGCCCCCGCCTGGGGCTGGCTCTGTGACCATCCATACATCAAGCCCAAGTATATCACAGCCTTAGGACACATGTTCGTTGTTTGCGCTTTCCTGCTCGTCGGACCGGCGCCTTTCATTGATGTGGTTCCTTACCAATCTAC GATGCTGTGTCTTATAATTGGTGGTCTGGTACTACACGGCCTGGGTATTGGGAGCCTCTTGGTGTCGACGTTCTCTGATGCCCTTGGTACTGCCAT CTCCAGCGGATTACCCAACTCCATCGAGACCTACGGCCTGGTGTCGGGTATGTGGACGTCTACCTTCGCGCTGGGCGCTTTCATCGGCCCCACCGTGTCGGGCTTGCTCTTCCAGTACATCTTCTTCAGACCTTCCACATATTTCATTGTTATCCTTCATTTCTGTGTG ATGGGCGTAGTTCTCCTGTTCCTATGCACGTGTGACCGCTACAAGATGGACGTGTCGGTGTCGGCCGGCGACCTGATGCAGCTCGACGGAACTCTCGACGAGAGCGTGCTCATCGGGGAGAAGTTCATCGCTCCTACTACACGGACTAAGAG TCGGCGATACGGCATAAGCGTGGAGCGATCTCGTCCGCCCGCCATGAACAGTCTGATCGCGTGCTCCAGCTACAAGAACCGGCGCAGTCCGTGGAGCCAGCGCACGCCGGTGTACCGCCCCTCCTACGGCAGCCTCGACCATCGCTTCCGAGCCTCGCTCTCCGTCACATAG